The following nucleotide sequence is from Desulfovibrio aminophilus DSM 12254.
CGGCTGCTGCTCGGCGGCTGGAGCCTTCACCCCTGGGCCCTGGCGGCCTGCGCCCTGGCGGGCACGGCCGCGACCCTGGCCCTCGGTCTGCTCGGCGTGCGCCGGGCCCTGGGCCAGAAGGCCTGGCCCGTGCTGCGCAACGAGTAACCAGCCGAAATCAAACCAATTGCCTTTCACATGAGGTCTCTTCTCCGGGCTGCGTGATTGACAACCGCGCCATTATTTGAAATGATCGTTTGAAACATTTGATTGAAACATTCGCTTAAGGAGATTGGGCCATGTCCCGGGATTCGGCCTCACGCGAACAGACCAAGGAAAACCTGCTGCGGGCGGCCATCAGGGTTTTCGGCGACAAGGGCTTCCAGGCGGCCACCGTGCGTGAGATTTGCCAGGCCGCCGGGGCCAACGTGGCCGCCGTGAACTACCATTTCGGCGGCAAGGAGGCCCTCTACGCGGCCGTGCTGGAACTGATGTTCGCCAGCTCCAAACACTGCGGCCGCGACCTGCCCTGCCCGTCTCCCGGAGCACCGGCCGAGGAACGCTTGCGCCACCTCATCCGGCGCTCGGTGCTCGAAATCTACGGCGATCTCGAAGGCGAGGACCAGGCGCACTGTCAGGCCCTATCCTCGCTCTTTCTCATGGAAATGGCCCACCCCAGTCCCGACCTGGACGGAGTGATCGCGCGCCATGTGCGGCCGGACACGGACGAACTGTTCTCCATCCTGTCCGAACTGCTGGCCCGCGCCCCGGACGACGATCTGGTCAAGGACGCCGGGGCCTGCGTCATGGGACAGATCCTGTTCTATACGGTGGCCTGGCCCATCGTGGAGCGCCTGCGGCCCGACGAACGGCCGGAGATGCCTCCGCTGGACAGGCTGGCCGAGGTCATCACGCGCTTTTCCCTGGCCGGCATCGCCGGTCTCAAAAAGAACCCGCT
It contains:
- a CDS encoding CerR family C-terminal domain-containing protein, with amino-acid sequence MSRDSASREQTKENLLRAAIRVFGDKGFQAATVREICQAAGANVAAVNYHFGGKEALYAAVLELMFASSKHCGRDLPCPSPGAPAEERLRHLIRRSVLEIYGDLEGEDQAHCQALSSLFLMEMAHPSPDLDGVIARHVRPDTDELFSILSELLARAPDDDLVKDAGACVMGQILFYTVAWPIVERLRPDERPEMPPLDRLAEVITRFSLAGIAGLKKNPL